In a single window of the Streptomyces sp. NBC_00094 genome:
- a CDS encoding class I SAM-dependent methyltransferase, with translation MTPTTPPDPPPPPRPGSGVPHVHHPLFARFYARVSVSADARGGLGALREELLAGLTGRVVEIGAGNGLNFAHYPVGVSEVVAVEPEPHLRQLAEEAARRAPVPVTVLPGTAEALPTEDGVFDAAVASLVLCTVRGVPAALAEVRRVLRPGGELRFLEHVAARTPGLARVQRGLDRTVWPLLFGGCHTSRDPLAAIEDAGFTLASYRSFDLPERGPRLPTSPCVLGVARR, from the coding sequence ATGACGCCCACGACTCCCCCGGATCCCCCGCCGCCCCCGCGCCCCGGTTCCGGGGTGCCCCACGTCCACCACCCGCTCTTCGCCCGCTTCTACGCCCGCGTCAGCGTGTCCGCCGACGCGCGCGGCGGGCTCGGCGCCCTGCGCGAGGAACTGCTCGCGGGGCTCACGGGCCGGGTCGTCGAGATCGGCGCCGGGAACGGGCTGAACTTCGCGCACTACCCGGTCGGCGTCTCCGAGGTCGTGGCCGTCGAACCGGAACCGCATCTGCGGCAGCTCGCCGAGGAGGCCGCGCGGCGCGCGCCCGTCCCGGTGACCGTGCTGCCGGGCACGGCGGAAGCCCTGCCGACGGAGGACGGCGTCTTCGACGCGGCCGTCGCCTCGCTCGTCCTCTGTACGGTACGCGGCGTCCCGGCGGCCCTCGCGGAGGTACGGCGCGTCCTGCGCCCCGGCGGCGAGCTCCGTTTCCTCGAGCACGTGGCGGCGCGGACACCCGGACTCGCCCGCGTGCAGCGGGGCCTGGACCGCACGGTCTGGCCCCTGCTCTTCGGCGGCTGCCACACCTCCCGCGACCCGCTCGCGGCGATCGAGGACGCGGGCTTCACCCTCGCCTCGTACCGCTCCTTCGACCTCCCGGAGCGCGGGCCGCGCCT
- a CDS encoding VOC family protein, producing the protein MRAHVQEIVFDCADPAVLVRFWAGLLGGDPVDRSGDWSYVDPPGFVRLAFQRVPEGKTVKNRVHLDLGVDDPDLAATEALSSGAVRFGGLVTDEQGSFQVMRDPEGNEFCFVTG; encoded by the coding sequence ATGCGTGCTCACGTTCAGGAGATCGTCTTCGACTGTGCCGATCCGGCCGTGCTCGTCCGTTTCTGGGCGGGACTCCTCGGCGGTGATCCGGTCGACCGCTCCGGCGACTGGTCGTACGTCGACCCGCCGGGGTTCGTCCGGCTCGCCTTCCAGCGCGTGCCGGAGGGCAAGACGGTGAAGAACCGGGTCCACCTCGATCTCGGGGTGGACGACCCGGACCTGGCCGCCACCGAGGCGCTGTCCTCGGGAGCGGTCCGCTTCGGCGGGCTCGTGACGGACGAGCAGGGCTCCTTCCAGGTCATGCGGGACCCGGAGGGCAACGAGTTCTGCTTCGTGACCGGGTGA